TATCCTTTATTGCGCAGAGGGATTCTTTCCGATGCTAAAAAACGCACTCCTTCCAGTTATCATGCTTTAAATATTGTTTCCGGTAGAGAGCTTACAAATTCTGTAGCTTCTGGATACCGTGTTTCTACTTTCAACAGCACTATGTTGGAATTGGAAAGCAATGACGGTTCTATTAAAAAAACCTACAAGTTGCCTCAACAGCAGCCTTATGCTTTTGAAGTTGAAGTTGGCGTAAATCGTGCCAGTGATGACCTATGGATAACTTCAGGGATTCCTGAAGTTGAAATAATGTCTAATGCGTTTACTCCAGCTATTAAATATCATGTGATTAAAAAGAATAAGGGACAATTAGATAAGGTGAAATTACCTAAGGCTAAAGATCCTTTAGCTTTGCGTAGCGGAGTCTATCCTCAGTGGATACTAAATTCCAACGGATACTTCGGTATTATCTTATCGCCTCTTACAGATATTCCTGCAGGATACGCTGCTTCGTATGTTCCTGGTAGTTCTGTTCCTACACGCTTATCTTTATTATCTCCTAAAAATCAGGCTTATCCAGCTTCTAAATATCCTGGATACGAAACATTACTTCCTTTGCCTCAGAAAGAAGGAACACACCGTTTCCTTGTTTATGCAGGACCTCTAGCTGACCCTACTTTACGCGTTTTAGATAAAGCCTACACAAATTCTAAAGGTGAAAGCCCTCAATATCTTGATTGTATAACTTTCCGAGGATTCTTCGCGTTTATTACCGAGCCTTTTGCAGCTTTACTTTTCATCATTATGAAATTTTTCAGAATGATAACAGGCTCGTGGGGAATTTCTATTATCCTACTTACAGTATTCTTAAAATTATTGCTGTACCCATTGAATGCTTGGTCAATACGCTCTATGAGACGCATGCAGAAGTTGTCTCCTTATATTCAAGAAATACAGCAGAAATATAAGAAAGAGCCTAAACGTGCTCAAATGGAAGTCATGGCTTTATATAAAACTAATAAAGTGAATCCTATTACAGGCTGTTTGCCTTTATTGATTCAGCTACCGTTTCTTATAGTTATGTTTGATTTGTTGAAATCTTCATTCTTACTACGAGGAGCTTCTTTCATCCCAGGATGGATTGACAATTTAACAGCTCCAGACGTTTTATTTTCTTGGACTACACCAGTTTGGTTTCTTGGAAACGAATTCCACCTTCTTCCTATTTTATTAGGGATTGTAATGTTTGCTCAGCAAAAGATCTCTGCTTCGAAGAAGAAGGGGCCTGCTACGGATCAACAAAGACAACAGGAAACAATGGGGACAATGATGGCTCTGTTGTTCACCTTTATGTTTTATAATTTTCCTTCAGGTTTAAATATTTATTGGTTTTCTTCCATGCTTCTTGGTTTAATCCAACAATGGTTTACTAATAAGATTTTAGATAGCAAACATCTTAAAAATGAAATCTCTGTTAATAAGAAAAAACAAAGATAACAACTGAAAAAAAAGCTTTTTTATATTGAAAAAAGATATATAAAAACTATTTGGATGAGATAGTTTTATGCGGGCGTGGGAAGACTTTCTTTTGCTACAAGAAAAAGAAATTGGTACGAGTACTGTAGACAAATGGTTGAGGTCGTTAAAAGTCCTGTGTTTTGACGCGTGTAATTTATATCTTGAAGCCAAGGACTCTTTTCAAGTGACCTGGTTTGAAGAGCATATACGTCATAAAGTTAAAACTAGTTTAGTGAATAATAACGGGAAGTTAATCCGTGTTCACATAACTTCTTTGGATAAAACTGCGCCTTTTTATAAAGAAAAGCAGATTCAGCAGGAAAAAACAGCCTACTTCACTATGCAGTATGGTAATGTAAATCCTGAAATGACCTTTGGTAATTTTCTTGTAACTCCTGAAAATGATTTGCCATTTCGTATTTTGCAGGAATTTACCAAGCCCGCGGAAGATACCGCAGGCTTTCCATTTAATCCCATTTATCTTTTTGGTCCTGAAGGTTCCGGAAAAACACATTTAATGCAGGCAGCAGTAAATGCTCTTAGAGAATTCGGAGGAAAAATTCTTTATGTAGCTTCAGACTTATTTACCGAGCATTTAGTGTCAGCTATCCGTTCTGGAGAAATGCAGAGATTTCGTTCTTTTTATCGTAATGTCGATGCTTTATTTATAGAGGATATCGAGGTCTTTTCGGGGAAAGGAGCTACTCAGGAAGAGTTTTTTCATACTTTTAACTCCTTACAGACAGAAGGTAAGCTCATTGTGATTTCTTCGGCGTATGCCCCCGCGGATTTGAAGGCTATGGAAGAACGACTCATCAGTCGTTTTGAATGGGGAGTTGCTGTTCCTATTCATCCTTTAACAAAAGAGGGGTTAAGAAGTTTTCTAATGCATCAAGCTGAACAGCTATCTGTCCGTATAGAAGATACAGCCTTAGACTTCTTAATTCATGCCTTGTCTTCGAATGTGAAAACATTAATAGACGCTCTCAAATTGCTTTCGAAACGTGTTGCCTATAAGAAATTAGCGCAGCAATTACTTTATGAAGATGATATACAAACTCTATTGCATGATGTATTAGAGGTTGCAGAAAGCGTGCGGTTAACTCCTTCTGGAATCGTTCGTGCCGTTGCTAAATACTACGGAGTATCTCCAGAGAGTATTTTGGGACGTTCGCAATCTCGAGAATATGTGTTACCTAGACAGGTGTCTA
The Chlamydia caviae GPIC genome window above contains:
- the yidC gene encoding membrane protein insertase YidC, with amino-acid sequence MNKRSLLFVSLIGIAFVGCQIFFGYNDFRSCRTLTEKQKTITEQVLAATKSMGLSVSPWTTSLEEETNKNHYAVRVGDKLLLLNQGGSASSVYSSGVRWNFIEETTACDNIHVALYGEANETTTPSNMGKVFLPVTNEDLPVLVVEFRNNQEPVVFLGQYKQEQGKVYNKDSAVYGTSLVFWRSGNEYLPLGIYNSKEERLESLDLPITKAAVFSDSKSANAGANSAQYFVLSNEYMQLIVSQESGSIEGINLPFSSEDNKSIVNEIGFDRELKAQVPSEASFPGLPSVGANNQPVSDTVGGYYPLLRRGILSDAKKRTPSSYHALNIVSGRELTNSVASGYRVSTFNSTMLELESNDGSIKKTYKLPQQQPYAFEVEVGVNRASDDLWITSGIPEVEIMSNAFTPAIKYHVIKKNKGQLDKVKLPKAKDPLALRSGVYPQWILNSNGYFGIILSPLTDIPAGYAASYVPGSSVPTRLSLLSPKNQAYPASKYPGYETLLPLPQKEGTHRFLVYAGPLADPTLRVLDKAYTNSKGESPQYLDCITFRGFFAFITEPFAALLFIIMKFFRMITGSWGISIILLTVFLKLLLYPLNAWSIRSMRRMQKLSPYIQEIQQKYKKEPKRAQMEVMALYKTNKVNPITGCLPLLIQLPFLIVMFDLLKSSFLLRGASFIPGWIDNLTAPDVLFSWTTPVWFLGNEFHLLPILLGIVMFAQQKISASKKKGPATDQQRQQETMGTMMALLFTFMFYNFPSGLNIYWFSSMLLGLIQQWFTNKILDSKHLKNEISVNKKKQR
- the dnaA gene encoding chromosomal replication initiator protein DnaA, with product MRAWEDFLLLQEKEIGTSTVDKWLRSLKVLCFDACNLYLEAKDSFQVTWFEEHIRHKVKTSLVNNNGKLIRVHITSLDKTAPFYKEKQIQQEKTAYFTMQYGNVNPEMTFGNFLVTPENDLPFRILQEFTKPAEDTAGFPFNPIYLFGPEGSGKTHLMQAAVNALREFGGKILYVASDLFTEHLVSAIRSGEMQRFRSFYRNVDALFIEDIEVFSGKGATQEEFFHTFNSLQTEGKLIVISSAYAPADLKAMEERLISRFEWGVAVPIHPLTKEGLRSFLMHQAEQLSVRIEDTALDFLIHALSSNVKTLIDALKLLSKRVAYKKLAQQLLYEDDIQTLLHDVLEVAESVRLTPSGIVRAVAKYYGVSPESILGRSQSREYVLPRQVSMYLCRQKLSLSYVRIGDVFSRDHSTVISSIRAISQKVEEGGDDISIATQELMKSLTSAYKSLEFFPEEEISC